GCCGCCGCCGCCCGAGCCCCATCGCCGTCACGGTCGTCGTGCTCGCCCTCGTGGTGCTCGCGGTGCTCGTCCTCGCCCAGGTCTGGACCGAGGTGCTGTGGTTCGACCAGCTCGGGTTCTCCCAGGTGCTGTGGACCCAGTGGCTGACCCGCGCCGCGCTGTTCGTCGCCGGGTTCCTCGTCATGGGCGGGGCGGTCTTCGCCAGCCTCGCGGTCGGCTACCGCACCCGGCCCGTGTACGCGCCGTCCAACCAGGAGCAGATCAGCCTCGACTCCTACCGCGAGGCGATCGAGCCGCTGCGCCGGGTCGTGCTCGTCGCGGGGCCCGCGATCCTCGGCCTGTTCGCCGGCATCGCCGCGTCGCAGCAGTGGAGCACCATCCAGCTCTGGCTGCACAGCACGACGGTCGGCACGAAGGACCCGCAGTGGGGCATGGACCTCTCGTTCTACATGTTCGAGCTGCCCGGCATGCGGTTCGTCGTCAGCTTCCTCATGGCCGTCACCGTGCTCGCCGGCATCGCCGCGGTCGCGACGCAGTACCTGTACGGCGGCTTCCGGGTCGGCGGCTCCAGCGCCGCCCCGCGGATGACCCGCGCGGCCCGCGTGCACCTGTCGTCGATCGCGGCGGTGCTCATGGTGCTCATCGCGGCCAACTACTTCCTCGACCGGTACTCGATCCTCACGCGCGAGGGCGACCGGTTCGAGGGCGCGTCCTACACCGACGTGAACGCCGTGATCCCGTCCAAGGGCATCCTGGCGGTCGTCGCCCTGCTCGTCGCCGTGATGTTCGTGGTGACCGCGGTGCGCGGCACGTGGCGGATCCCGGCGCTCGGCGTCGGCGTCATGGTGGTGTCCGCCATCGCCATCGGCGGCATCTACCCGGCGGTCGTCCAGCGGTTCCAGGTGAACCCGAACCAGCAGGACGCCGAGGCGCCGTACATCCAGCGCAACATCGACGCGACGCTCGCGGCGTACGACCTCCAGGACGTGGAGATCACCGACTACGACGCGAGCGTGACGGCCGAGCCGGGCGCGCTGCGCGAGGACGCCGAGACCACGGCGTCGATCCGCCTGCTCGACCCGCAGGTCGTCTCCGACTCGTTCCGGCAGCTCGAGCAGATCCGCGGGTTCTACTCGTTCCCCGACACGCTGTCCGTCGACCGGTACGACATCGAGGACGAGAGCCGCGACACCGTCATCGCCGTCCGCGAGCTCGACCTGGAGGGCCTGGACGCGCAGCGCCGCAACTGGACCAACGACACCACCGTGTACACGCACGGCTTCGGCGTCGTCGCCGCGTACGGCAACACCACGACGTCGACCGGCGCGCCCGCGTTCTGGGAGGGCGGCATCCCGTCGTCCGGCCAGATGGGGGAGTACGAGCCGCGGATCTACTTCGGCCAGAGCTCCCCGACGTACTCCATCGTCGGCGCGCCCGACGGCCAGGAGTGGGAGCTGGACTACCCGGACGACGAGTCCGGCGGCGCCGTGAACACCTCGTTCCCGACCGACGAGGTCTCGGCCGGCCCGTCCATCGGCTCCCTGTGGAACAA
This is a stretch of genomic DNA from Cellulomonas sp. ES6. It encodes these proteins:
- a CDS encoding UPF0182 family protein, with the translated sequence MTFANPSARPPRGPRPPRPPRGAGRRRPSPIAVTVVVLALVVLAVLVLAQVWTEVLWFDQLGFSQVLWTQWLTRAALFVAGFLVMGGAVFASLAVGYRTRPVYAPSNQEQISLDSYREAIEPLRRVVLVAGPAILGLFAGIAASQQWSTIQLWLHSTTVGTKDPQWGMDLSFYMFELPGMRFVVSFLMAVTVLAGIAAVATQYLYGGFRVGGSSAAPRMTRAARVHLSSIAAVLMVLIAANYFLDRYSILTREGDRFEGASYTDVNAVIPSKGILAVVALLVAVMFVVTAVRGTWRIPALGVGVMVVSAIAIGGIYPAVVQRFQVNPNQQDAEAPYIQRNIDATLAAYDLQDVEITDYDASVTAEPGALREDAETTASIRLLDPQVVSDSFRQLEQIRGFYSFPDTLSVDRYDIEDESRDTVIAVRELDLEGLDAQRRNWTNDTTVYTHGFGVVAAYGNTTTSTGAPAFWEGGIPSSGQMGEYEPRIYFGQSSPTYSIVGAPDGQEWELDYPDDESGGAVNTSFPTDEVSAGPSIGSLWNKLLYAIKFGSEQILFSERVTPESQILYDRNPVDRVQKVAPYLTLDGRVYPAVVDGRVKWIVDGYTTSDQYPYAAAQSLEDATTDSLTQASATIEALQPETVNYIRNSVKATVDAYDGSVTLYAWDAEDPVLQSWSKVFDTSLSPVSEISSELMNHIRYPEDLFKVQRTLLGTYHVTDPGQFFSGNDAWRTPNDPTAGDQNVAQPPYYLTLEMPGQDAAAFSLMSSYVPAGANARDVLTGYVAVDAEAGSTAGEPADGYGQIRLLELPRDSTVPGPNQMNNNFTSNPEVSQQLNLLRQGDSEVIQGNLLTLPVGGGLLYVQPVYVQAATGTQFPLLQRVLVAFGDEIGFASTLDEALDQVFGGDDGTEAGDAGNDIAPPPTDGDTGGDTGGDAGDGTATPAPTPTQPADGGDSADAQTRLSQALEDANQAILDGQRALADGDFAAYGEAQDRLQEALDAAVAADNDLNAGG